The following nucleotide sequence is from Aneurinibacillus soli.
GAATTTCAACCTGTTGTCCATCGCCTACGCTTTTCAGCCTCGGCTTAGGTCCCGACTAACCCTGAGAGGACGAGCCTTCCTCAGGAACCCTTAGGCTTTCGGCGGAAAGGATTCTCACCTTTCTTTTCGCTACTTACACCGGCATTCTCACTTCCTGCCGCTCCACCAGTCCTTCCGGTCTGACTTCACCGCTGCAGGAACGCTCCCCTACCACTGACACCAACGGTGTCAATCCACAGCTTCGGTACTACGCTTAGCCCCGTTACATTTTCCGCGCAGAGTCACTCGACCAGTGAGCTATTACGCACTCTTTAAATGGTGGCTGCTTCTAAGCCAACATCCTGGTTGTCTGGGCAACTCCACATCGTTTCCCACTTAGCGTAGATTTAGGGACCTTAGCTGGTGATCTGGGCTGTTTCCCTTTTGACTACGGATCTTAGCACTCGCAGTCTGACTCCCGGACCGACTGTATCTGGCATTCGGAGTTTGACTGAATTTGGTACCCCGCGAGGGGCCCGCGTCCAATCAGTGCTCTACCTCCAGTACAGGCATCCGAGGCTAGCCCTAAAGCTATTTCGGGGAGAACCAGCTATCTCCGAGTTCGATTGGAATTTCTCCGCTACCCACACCTCATCCCCGCACTTTTCAACGTGCGTGGGTTCGGGCCTCCAGTGCGTGTTACCGCACCTTCACCCTGGACATGGGTAGATCACACGGTTTCGGGTCTACGACTACGTACTCATTCGCCCTATTCAGACTCGCTTTCGCTGCGGCTCCGGCCTATCCGCCTTAACCTCGCACGTAATCGTAACTCGCCGGTTCATTCTACAAAAGGCACGCCGTCACACATATAAAGTGCTCCGACTAGTTGTAGGCACACGGTTTCAGGTTCTCTTTCACTCCCCTCCCGGGGTGCTTTTCACCTTTCCCTCACGGTACTGGTTCACTATCGGTCGCTAGGTAGTATTTAGCCTTGGGAGATGGTCCTCCCGGATTCAGACGGGGTTTCACGTGTCCCGCCCTACTCAGGGTACGTCTCGGAGAGACAGTCATTTCGACTACAGGGTTGTTACCTTCTGTGACGGGCCTTTCCAGACCGCTTCATCTATGACTGTCCTTTGTAACTCCTATGTGAGACGCCCTACAACCCCAGAAGGCGAACCTTCTGGTTTGGGCTGTTCCGCGTTCGCTCGCCGCTACTGACGGAATCACTATTGTTTTCTATTCCTCAGGGTACTTAGATGTTTCAGTTCCCCTGGTCTGCCTCTCCCTGTCCTATGTATTCAGACAGGAGTACTACCCCATTACGGATAGTGGGTTTCCCCATTCGGACATCTTCGGATCAAAGCTCGCTTACAGCTCCCCGAAGCATTTCGTCGTTCGCCACGTCCTTCATCGGCTCCTAGCGCCAAGGCATCCACCGTGCGCCCTTTGTAGCTTAACCTCAAATTAGGTTATCACCAAAAAGGATTATCGTTTGGATTTTCCTAAATGCGTTTGTTTCTTCTCTCATTCAGTTTTCAAGGTACAACTTTTATATGCAGCAGTGTGTGTAACCACTACCGGCCCGGCAACGTCCTACTCTCCCAGGGAGTTGCCCCCCAAGTACCCTCGGCGCTAAAAGACTTAACTTCTGTGTTCGGGATGGGAACAGGTGTGACCCTTTTGCCATCGTTACCAGACTAACAGGATGTTGGTCGTTCCACGTTGCGGACAGGACGTCCGCGCCTTTAGTGGAACCTCCACTATTGCTACATCCGTGCATATTTATTTATTTCCAGAAATCTGTGTTCCTGGAAAACTGAACAGTGAAATCTCGACATGTGCAAAGTCTCCATAGAAAGGAGGTGATCCATCCGCACCTTCCGGTACGGATACCTTGTTACGACTTCACCCCAATCATCTACCCCACCTTCGGCGGCTGGCTCCTTGCGGTTACCTCACCGACTTCGGGTGTTGCAAACTCTCGTGGTGTGACGGGCGGTGTGTACAAGACCCGGGAACGTATTCACCGCGGCATGCTGATCCGCGATTACTAGCGATTCCGGCTTCATGCAGGCGAGTTGCAGCCTGCAATCCGAACTGAGAATGGTTTTAAGGGATTTGCGCACTCTCGCGAGTTGGCTGCCCGTTGTTCCATCCATTGTAGCACGTGTGTAGCCCAGGACATAAGGGGCATGATGATTTGACGTCATCCCCACCTTCCTCCGTCTTGTCGACGGCAGTCTCCCTAGAGTGCCCAACTGAATGCTGGCAACTAAGGACAAGGGTTGCGCTCGTTGCGGGACTTAACCCAACATCTCACGACACGAGCTGACGACAACCATGCACCACCTGTCACCTCTGCCCCGAAGGGAGCCTCTATCTCTAGAGATTTCAGAGGGATGTCAAGCCCTGGTAAGGTTCTTCGCGTTGCTTCGAATTAAACCACATGCTCCACCGCTTGTGCGGGTCCCCGTCAATTCCTTTGAGTTTCAGCCTTGCGGCCGTACTCCCCAGGCGGAGTGCTTATTGCGTTAGCTGCGGCACTGAGGATTGGAGTCCCCAACACCTAGCACTCATCGTTTACGGCGTGGACTACCAGGGTATCTAATCCTGTTTGCTCCCCACGCTTTCGCGCCTCAGCGTCAGTTACAGGCCAGAGAGCCGCCTTCGCCACGGGTGTTCCTCCACATCTCTACGCATTTCACCGCTACACGTGGAATTCCGCTCTCCTCTCCTGCACTCAAGTCTTCCAGTTTTAGGTGGCCCTCCACGGTTGAGCCGTGGGCTTTCACACCTAACTTAGAAAACCGCCTGCGCGCGCTTTACGCCCAATAATTCCGGACAACGCTTGCCCCCTACGTATTACCGCGGCTGCTGGCACGTAGTTAGCCGGGGCTTTCTCGTAAGGTACCGTCAGACCGGGAGGTTATCCCGGTGGTTCTTCCCTTACAACAGAACTTTACGATCCGAAAACCTTCATCGTTCACGCGGCGTTGCTCCGTCAGACTTTCGTCCATTGCGGAAGATTCCCTACTGCTGCCTCCCGTAGGAGTCTGGGCCGTGTCTCAGTCCCAGTGTGGCCGATCACCCTCTCAGGTCGGCTACGCATCGTCGCCTTGGTAGGCCTCTACCCCACCAACTAGCTAATGCGCCGCAGGCCCATCTGTACGTGACACAAGGTCTTTCCACATTAGCCCATGCGGGCTAATGTCGTATTCGGTATTAGCTTCGGTTTCCCGAAGTTATCCCGATCGTACAGGCAGGTTGCCTACGTGTTACTCACCCGTCCGCCGCTAATCTCAGGAGAGCAAGCTCTCCGTTGATCCGCTCGACTTGCATGTATTAGGCACGCCGCCAGCGTTCGTCCTGAGCCAGGATCAAACTCTCCAATAAAGTGAGTCTTGATTCGCTGAGCTCGAAAGCTAGCTAAATAATTAAATCGAAATTGATTGAACTCGCACACTCGAGTTTCACTGTTCAGTTTTCAAGGAATTTCTTTATCACTTCACCGCTTCGTTGTGTTTCAGCGGCAACTTCTATATCTTATAACATCTCAAACATCTTTGCAACACTTTTTTTAGTGATAATTAAATTGTTTTTAAACAAAGTATTTTTGAGACAGAATCATATCTTACCATTAGCTAAGGTACTAAGCAAGACTTTTCTCAAACAATTGTTCCTGAACACGTTAGTATTAAGAAGTCATTCGCGCAAGAAAACGGGCATCCTGATCTTTTGTGAACGAGTTTTTCAGTCATCTGGAGCGAACTCAAACAAGTCCGCTCCCCCTATTCATGTTACACGACTACCCCTGAATCCGGAATCGGTTCACCACATTCTGCAGCTGGGTAGACATTTCTTTAAGCCTGTGACTGTCGTTGAGAATCTCCTGTGCCGATGCTGCCTGTTGCTCACTCGATGCACTCAATTCTTCCGTGCTTGCCGACGCCTGCTCGGTAATGGCTGCGATATGCTCCATCGCCTGGCCGACAGATACACTTGTCGATTCGACGCGCTTAAGCTCCTGCGCAATGCGGTTCGTCTGCTCCGTCAACCCGGCAATCATATGATCGATCTCGCTGAAATGAACGCCAGTCGCTTCCACCATTGACCGCCCATCAAGTACCGTACGTACTCCGCCTTCAATCGAACTTGCTGCACGGTTCGCTTCCCGCTGCGTATCGAGGATAAGCGTTTGAATCTGACTGGTCGCCTGATTCGTCTGCTCCGCAAGCTTGCGCACTTCATTCGCTACGACAGCAAACCCTTTACCATGCTCACCTGCACGCGCCGCTTCAATGCTTGCGTTTAGTGCAAGCAGATTCGTCTGCTCCGCAACGTTTGCAATAAGCGTCACGATACTGCCAATTTCATTTGTTTTCTCCTGCAGGCCCTTCATCACATTATACGATTCATTAATATTCGCATCCACTTCTTTCATGCTTGTCACAGCACGCTCTGACGAAACGCGCCCTTCACGGGAAAGAGCGGACATATGATGGAAGGATTCTACCATCGCATGCGCTTCTGTGGAGACGGCATCAATCGCCCCTTTCATCAACCCCATCTCTCCGCTCACTTCGACTACCGAATCAGCAATATCCATCGCACCCGTTGCCATCTCTTGAATCGTAACCGCGACTTCTTCCGCCGCCTGCTTCGTCTCGGCACTTGCCATTGTCATATTCTCTGAAGAGTTCTCCAGATGCGTGGATGTCTGCTTCATCGTTTCGATAATGCCACTCATGTTTTCAATCATACTGTCAAAATTCTCACTAAGACGACCGAGTTCATCTTCCCGTTGCAAATTGGAGCGCACAGTCAAATTCCCCTGCGCCAGTTCATTTGTCACATGGCTAAGGCGCTGGATCGGTCGTACAAAACGAGAAGCAAACAAAATCAAGATGATAACAGTGAACAGCAACACCCCAAGCGCAGTCGCAAATGAGATTTTAGCCAGATAGGAAAGCTGTGATGTCGCTTCACTAGCCGGTGCAGTAATAAACAGCGACCAGTGCGTGCGCGGTATCATCGTATAGTAGCCAAATTTATCAATTCCCTCGTATGTATACTTGTGCGAGCCCGTCTCCCCTTCCTGCGAGGCTTTGGCCATCTTCATCAGTGCCGGATTCGAGTTCTTTAATATATTTTCTTTTAGAATTTTTTCTCGGTTCGGATGAGCAATTAGCAGTCCACTGCTCTCCATCATAAACGAATAGCCTGTCTGACCAAGCTTCGTGCCAGAAATAATATTCGCCAGGTAATCTGCTGTAATAACCCCGCCAAGTACCCCCTTACGATTTCCAGTTGCATCCTGAATGGGCACTGCAAACACAACGATTTTCTTCCCTGTCGTTTTGGCGATGACAACGTCAGAAATCGCATTTTTCCCTTCCATCGCTTCTTTAAAATACGGACGGTCACTTACATTCGAGCGATTTCCATCTGTTGTTAAAATGTTTCCCTGTGCATCGCTTACATATAAATAATCGAATTCTCTGTTGATTTTTAACAAGTTGCGTAAATAGGGCATTGCCACTTCTGGCGTACCATTACGTAAGATGTCTGCCTGTCCAATTGTCGAAAGTATGCTTTCCCGAACAGAAATCCACGTGCTGATTTCTTTACGTAAATCGGTGATTTGAAGCATCGCTTTTTCGTTAAAGTTCTGTTCAAGAAACTCTGTGGCCTTCACATGATTAATCCAGGCAATGGTGGACAACGATGCAATTAAGATTGGCAACACCATCCACAGCAGCTTGCTTCGTAACGATTTCACAACCTTTTCTCCCCTTCCTGCTGTCACAACTATGTACTCAAATTAAAGTACCATTTCTACTATATAATTTTTCTCCATGTTTCGACAATATATGGGAGATAATTTTATGCTTCTTGCTGATTGTGATAGAGTAAAAAGAAAAAGGAATGGGAAAATATGCTCGAACAAGAATTTTTTCAGCATCTGACCGACGGGGTGGTCATTATGGACAAGCAGCGCATCATCCAGGAGATGAACCCGGCTGCTGTCCGGCTAACAGGCTGGCATATCGGGGATCAGGCTCCATACTGCACGTTCTGCCAAAAACGGGACATCCAGTCCGGAGAACAGCGGTGCCTTTTGATGGGTCATAATCCACCTCCGTACTTCGAATCCGAGATGCCGACGATGTACGGCGAAACCATTCCCGTGTCATTCAGTACAACGGATCTTTCCGGAGCACCAGATGAAGAAGGCAAGACTGTTTTAATGCTACGGGATTTGTCACAAAAGAAAAAAGAAGATGAGATTCGCATGGCAAAACTGCTGGCTCGCCAAACTATTGAAGCACAAGAAACAGAACGGAAACGAATCGCACTTGAACTGCATGACGGTGTCGGACAGTCATTATTTAGCGTATCCATGGCGCTGCAAGTGCTTGCCAGCCAGACTGAGCCATCTACCGCTTCGTTTATTACTGGGACACTGCCTGTTCTGCAGGATGCCATGCAGGAAGTAAAGCGGCTGTCCGCTGATCTGCGTCCGCCTGCTCTCGATATGCTCGGGCTCAACGCCGCGCTTACCTCTCTGATCCGGCGCATCGAACAGCATTTTCCGCTTACCGTTACGCTACATTCTAATGTAGACTCGGATACCCGCTTCACGCCGCAGCTGGAACTGAATGTATACCGCATCATTCAGGAAGCCCTGCACAACATCGCCAAACACGCACATAGCCCTGAGGCGGTAGTAGAGGTTGTATATGACTTAGAAGCAAACATGCTCACTGTCACGATCACCGATCACGGCACAGGCTTTGACACTGAAATGGTACACCGTAAAGGAGGGCTCGGACTTCGCCATATGACAGAGCGAACTCTCCTGCTTGACGGCACAATTCGCGTCTTATCTGTGCCTGACGGTGGCACAACCATCCATATTAGCATTCCGTGCGACAATAAGGAGACTTTGTATGCAGACAATTAACATTTTACTTATCGAAGATCACGTGATCGTTCGCTCCGGGCTGACACTATTCTTACATAGTCAGCCTTCTATAAAAGTTATCGGGGAAGCCGCTGACGGACAGGAAGGTCTCAAACTACTTCATGTCATCCGGCCTGATCTTATCATTACAGACCTGTCGATGCCAAAAGGCATGGACGGATTCACAACTCTACAGGAAATCAGGCGCTCGTTTCCCTCCATTCCTGTACTCATTCTGACCATGTATGATGATGAAATTTATGTAAAACAGGCCATACGACTCGGGGCACACGGTCTCGTTCTCAAGCAGACCGATACCAATCAATTACTTGCCGCTATTCATGCCATTACGCAGGGCCACAAATATTTTGACACGACGTTCCCTGCTGACCTCATCGCTCGCTTCCAGCGAGAAGTGACGGAAGAAGACAATAAAAAAACCCTGACCGCACGCGAAGAAGAAATCGTTCGCTTAACAGCCAGGGGCTATACAAATAAGGAAATTTCTGAGCAGTTATTCATCAGCGTGAAAACTGTCGAAAATCATAAGACAAGTGCCATGAAAAAACTTCAGCTTACGACACGGGCTGATCTCGTTCAGTACGCCATTGAACACGGTATGCTTCACGTGTACAAACCAACCTGATATTTACGGTCCAGCATAATGGGACAACTGCGGCAGCATACGATTTTCGGTATTCATCTGAGACTGACAAAGCGGGCAAACTGGCTGTGCTATGAATGAATAATCCTGACGCATCCAGCCATTACAGGACTCATTTTCACAGCTCCACACAGCTATTTCAAATAACGGTACTTCTTCCAGCTGCTGACGCGCACGCATGAATGCCATGCAAAATCCCCCTTTTTTCAAGAATATCCATAGTATTCCGGAGCGCGCGCACTTTATTCATCTGTCGAAACATCGAATTTACACTTGTTTTGATAACCTTTGTCGATACGGTAGGAAGTTGTCCCGTTATGCCGTATTCTTAACCATAAGCGATAACCGATGAGGGGGAACAAGTGATGCAGAGCAATAGCATGTGGATGACATCGAAAGACGTAGCAGAAAAACTCGATGTAAGCGTACGCACTATCCGCAACTGGATCGAAAACTTCAGCGCGTATATGGTGCTCCAGAAAAACAGCCAGGGCCACTTTCTCTTAAGTGAGCAGGCGTTCGCACTACTTGTAGAAATCAAACGCATGAAAGATTCCGGCGTCCCAACTCTGCGCGAAGTGGAAGAATTGCTTGTGCTTGAAAAAATCGTACCCGAGCACCGATCTGTTGAGTTTACGGATCATGCCTTCGAGGAAGGCACGGCTGTTATGTTTCCAGAAGAGGTTGCTTCACTCCCGGATCATGTGTATAGTCGCCTCAATGAAATCGAAGAAACAATCGCCCGCCAGCTGTCAGACGTCTCACGCGAGATGACAGAAGTGTTCAGTCAATCCGTCTCAGCACTTGCCAGGCCACATACTGAAGAGTCGCATCCTGCCACAGCCCCTGATTTGATGCTGACACAATACTATAAAGAAATTCTCCGCAAAATGGACGAAATGGAGAAAAAACAGGAAGACCTCCGCCTTGAAATGCGCAAAATGAACTTCGAAATTCAAATGGTCGGAGCCCTTCAAAAACAAGAAGAAAAAAAGAAAAAACGTTTCGGCTGGTCCCTATTCAACTTCTCGAAACCAGCTGCAAAATAAAAAAAGGAAGGAATCAGGAAATACTCCTGTTCCTCCTTTTTCTTTTGCCATGTATTTGTCGTTATTCGTGCGTTTCCGTAGCGTACGCACGTTTTTCTTCTTCCGTTGACTTCTCTTCCTCTTCAAGCTTACGTAGTGCTAAACGCACAATGCGCAAGTGATCTACTTCACTCACCTTGAATTCGTAACCATGACCGTATACAGTCTGCCCAACCTGCGGCGGGAATTCTACCTGGGAAAATACCCATCCGCCAATCGTATCATAGTCATCCGACTCTACGTCAAGACCAAAGCGGTCATTCACTTCCTCAATCAGCAGGCGCCCATCAACAGAATATGACGTATCAGCTCGCATCTCAATATGTGGCCGCTCTTCATCAAATTCATCCTGAATCTCACCGACAATTTCCTCGAGAATGTCTTCAACTGTAACAAGTCCAGCCGTTCCGCCATATTCATCAATCACAATGGCCATCTGTGATTTATTACGCTGCATCTGCTTAAGCAGGTCGCTAATGTGGATCGATTCCGGCACTCTCTCGACTGGTCGGATAACGGCAGACAGATCATTCTTACGATCGCTCATATACAGCTTATAGATGTCCTTAATATGAACGAAACCGATAATGTTGTCCTTATCTTCTGCCGCTACCGGATAACGAGTATGCATCTCATCCATCACCATCTGGAAGTTCTCATCGAATGTGTTATCTTTAAATACACATACCATATCCGGCCGTGGAATCATAATTTCACGCGCATTACGCTCCGCAAATTCGAACACGTTATCCACGAGCGTCAGTTCCGTCTGGTCAATCAAACCACTTTGATGGCTTTGCTGCATCAAAATCCTGATTTCTTCCTCCGTATGAGCCGAATCATGATCTTTCGACTGCTCAACCCCGATAAGATGCAGGAAGAAAAATGCGGCTTTATTCAGCATCCAGATAAACGGATACATGATCTTATGGAACAGCATAAGAGGTGGTGCTGTCCACAGTGTCATTGACTCTGCTTTTTGAATTGCCAGTGACTTCGGGGCAAGCTCCCCAAGCACGATATGCAAGAATGTAATGAGCAGGAAAGAACTAGCGATGGATACTGTATGCATCACTGTATCCGGCATATTCAGCATATGCATCAGTGGTGCAATCAGATTTGCAATCGCCGGTTCCCCGATCCAGCCAAGCGCAAGCGAGGCAAGCGTAATGCCAAGCTGTGTTGCTGACAAGTATGCGTCAAGATTATCTGTCATTTTTTTCGCCAGACTAGCACGTTTGTTCCCTTCCATCACAAGCTGATTCAGCC
It contains:
- a CDS encoding methyl-accepting chemotaxis protein — protein: MKSLRSKLLWMVLPILIASLSTIAWINHVKATEFLEQNFNEKAMLQITDLRKEISTWISVRESILSTIGQADILRNGTPEVAMPYLRNLLKINREFDYLYVSDAQGNILTTDGNRSNVSDRPYFKEAMEGKNAISDVVIAKTTGKKIVVFAVPIQDATGNRKGVLGGVITADYLANIISGTKLGQTGYSFMMESSGLLIAHPNREKILKENILKNSNPALMKMAKASQEGETGSHKYTYEGIDKFGYYTMIPRTHWSLFITAPASEATSQLSYLAKISFATALGVLLFTVIILILFASRFVRPIQRLSHVTNELAQGNLTVRSNLQREDELGRLSENFDSMIENMSGIIETMKQTSTHLENSSENMTMASAETKQAAEEVAVTIQEMATGAMDIADSVVEVSGEMGLMKGAIDAVSTEAHAMVESFHHMSALSREGRVSSERAVTSMKEVDANINESYNVMKGLQEKTNEIGSIVTLIANVAEQTNLLALNASIEAARAGEHGKGFAVVANEVRKLAEQTNQATSQIQTLILDTQREANRAASSIEGGVRTVLDGRSMVEATGVHFSEIDHMIAGLTEQTNRIAQELKRVESTSVSVGQAMEHIAAITEQASASTEELSASSEQQAASAQEILNDSHRLKEMSTQLQNVVNRFRIQG
- a CDS encoding sensor histidine kinase, yielding MLEQEFFQHLTDGVVIMDKQRIIQEMNPAAVRLTGWHIGDQAPYCTFCQKRDIQSGEQRCLLMGHNPPPYFESEMPTMYGETIPVSFSTTDLSGAPDEEGKTVLMLRDLSQKKKEDEIRMAKLLARQTIEAQETERKRIALELHDGVGQSLFSVSMALQVLASQTEPSTASFITGTLPVLQDAMQEVKRLSADLRPPALDMLGLNAALTSLIRRIEQHFPLTVTLHSNVDSDTRFTPQLELNVYRIIQEALHNIAKHAHSPEAVVEVVYDLEANMLTVTITDHGTGFDTEMVHRKGGLGLRHMTERTLLLDGTIRVLSVPDGGTTIHISIPCDNKETLYADN
- a CDS encoding response regulator produces the protein MQTINILLIEDHVIVRSGLTLFLHSQPSIKVIGEAADGQEGLKLLHVIRPDLIITDLSMPKGMDGFTTLQEIRRSFPSIPVLILTMYDDEIYVKQAIRLGAHGLVLKQTDTNQLLAAIHAITQGHKYFDTTFPADLIARFQREVTEEDNKKTLTAREEEIVRLTARGYTNKEISEQLFISVKTVENHKTSAMKKLQLTTRADLVQYAIEHGMLHVYKPT
- a CDS encoding cold-shock protein is translated as MAFMRARQQLEEVPLFEIAVWSCENESCNGWMRQDYSFIAQPVCPLCQSQMNTENRMLPQLSHYAGP
- a CDS encoding helix-turn-helix domain-containing protein, with the protein product MQSNSMWMTSKDVAEKLDVSVRTIRNWIENFSAYMVLQKNSQGHFLLSEQAFALLVEIKRMKDSGVPTLREVEELLVLEKIVPEHRSVEFTDHAFEEGTAVMFPEEVASLPDHVYSRLNEIEETIARQLSDVSREMTEVFSQSVSALARPHTEESHPATAPDLMLTQYYKEILRKMDEMEKKQEDLRLEMRKMNFEIQMVGALQKQEEKKKKRFGWSLFNFSKPAAK
- a CDS encoding hemolysin family protein, translating into MSTDPLSGLLYIAAVFLLVFLNGFFVAAEFAIVKVRSTRLNQLVMEGNKRASLAKKMTDNLDAYLSATQLGITLASLALGWIGEPAIANLIAPLMHMLNMPDTVMHTVSIASSFLLITFLHIVLGELAPKSLAIQKAESMTLWTAPPLMLFHKIMYPFIWMLNKAAFFFLHLIGVEQSKDHDSAHTEEEIRILMQQSHQSGLIDQTELTLVDNVFEFAERNAREIMIPRPDMVCVFKDNTFDENFQMVMDEMHTRYPVAAEDKDNIIGFVHIKDIYKLYMSDRKNDLSAVIRPVERVPESIHISDLLKQMQRNKSQMAIVIDEYGGTAGLVTVEDILEEIVGEIQDEFDEERPHIEMRADTSYSVDGRLLIEEVNDRFGLDVESDDYDTIGGWVFSQVEFPPQVGQTVYGHGYEFKVSEVDHLRIVRLALRKLEEEEKSTEEEKRAYATETHE